Proteins encoded within one genomic window of Cryptosporangium aurantiacum:
- a CDS encoding BTAD domain-containing putative transcriptional regulator encodes MEIGLLGAVEIRADGAPVPIGGQRLRAVLARLALDAGRLVTADALVDAIWGDDPPGGAVNALQSLVSRLRRALPDGAVESVPAGYRLAIDADAVDALHFEKLATAGRRALESGNTAGAATTLREALALWRGPALADVGDAPFRPAAVTRLEHGRLGALEDRIHADLALGRHTDVIPELEALTAEHPLRERPHAQLVLALGGASRQADALAVYDRIRRRLADELGVDPGPVLAAAHATVLGAPTTRAATLAPGPPVAAERAPRADGRIRGNLRPQLNSFVGRRTELTAVTELLTAERLVTLIGPGGAGKTRLAEETGARLADRSPGGVWMVALAPVGDGSELPQTVLTSLGRRQVGLLDRSRPGIDPPVPPDVYGILTNALSAGPTLLLLDNCEHLVEPVAELAHTLLLDCPELRILATSREPLGVPGERLHPVPSLDAPPPGSLTPAQAARYPAVQLLVDRAAAVRPGFALNPGNVAAVVEICRRLDGMPLALELAAARLRSLSPEQLADRLGDRFRLLTGGSRTALPRHQTLRAVVAWSWELLSVPEQVLWRRLSQSPAGATLEAAEQVCADDELPAAHVLETLASLVDKSLVELVADVDPPRYRMLETVRAFGAERLEDAGETARIRDAQLAYYLDLVESVEPRLRGPEQAIWTARLGLEYENITASLRWAVDQRLAEPAVRMVSALTWYLAVRGAHEEASRWSNAVLPLADDAPPVSAAVVRAFAGLMAASVHGDYLTARDEARRIAVEIAPYVAAPEAPPVLILADSIIGFFADQNDRIQASLGRARRHPDPWIRALAIYLEASMLENDGDLANAEPLFIAAREAFDKIGDRWGRGATLSSLASIRALKGDHPGAISALEEAAALIIELDGLDDLPRILLWLALEWARLGDTDRAKKYLDESTDALNRMADLNVRGFLGAVQATVLRLTGDVRSASVLLTEELARYRASPYGPPQIKSLLLADYCYVLLGLDDAEQARQHAQEALDAAEESRDAPILSGALDSAAAVALQLGDSAGAAMLLGVAARVRGLPDLGNPDVVRTRTLATEALGRETFASRYSAGERLPRAEAPEVARKVVAAAGTQTS; translated from the coding sequence GTGGAGATCGGGCTGCTGGGCGCGGTCGAAATCAGAGCTGACGGCGCTCCCGTGCCCATCGGCGGCCAACGGCTGCGTGCGGTGCTGGCGCGCCTCGCCCTGGACGCCGGCCGCCTGGTCACGGCCGACGCGCTCGTAGACGCCATCTGGGGTGACGACCCGCCCGGCGGGGCGGTGAACGCGCTCCAGTCGCTGGTCAGCCGACTCCGTCGGGCGCTGCCCGACGGAGCGGTCGAGTCGGTCCCGGCCGGCTACCGGCTCGCGATCGATGCGGACGCGGTGGACGCGCTCCACTTCGAGAAGCTGGCCACCGCGGGGCGCCGCGCGCTCGAGAGCGGCAACACCGCAGGGGCGGCGACGACACTCCGGGAGGCGCTGGCGCTCTGGCGCGGCCCGGCGCTGGCCGACGTCGGCGACGCGCCGTTCCGGCCGGCCGCCGTCACCCGGCTGGAGCACGGCCGCCTCGGTGCGCTCGAGGACCGCATCCACGCCGACCTCGCGCTCGGCAGGCACACCGACGTCATTCCCGAGCTGGAAGCGCTCACCGCGGAGCACCCGCTGCGCGAGCGTCCACACGCGCAGCTCGTCCTCGCGCTGGGCGGCGCCTCCCGGCAGGCCGACGCGCTGGCCGTGTACGACCGGATCCGGCGGCGGCTGGCCGACGAGCTCGGCGTCGACCCGGGGCCGGTGCTGGCGGCAGCGCACGCCACGGTCCTCGGGGCCCCGACCACACGCGCTGCCACGCTCGCGCCCGGCCCTCCGGTCGCCGCGGAGCGCGCACCCCGCGCGGACGGACGCATTCGGGGGAACCTGCGTCCGCAGCTCAACAGCTTCGTCGGCCGCCGCACCGAGCTCACCGCGGTCACCGAGCTGCTGACCGCCGAGCGGCTGGTCACGCTGATCGGGCCGGGCGGAGCGGGTAAGACCCGGCTCGCCGAGGAGACCGGCGCGCGGCTCGCCGACCGCTCTCCCGGCGGGGTCTGGATGGTGGCGCTCGCCCCGGTCGGCGACGGCAGCGAACTGCCCCAGACCGTGCTCACCAGCCTCGGGCGGCGGCAGGTCGGCCTACTCGACCGCAGCCGGCCGGGCATCGACCCTCCGGTCCCGCCCGACGTGTACGGCATCCTCACCAACGCGCTGAGTGCGGGTCCGACGCTGTTGCTGCTCGACAACTGCGAGCACCTCGTCGAGCCGGTCGCCGAGCTCGCGCACACGCTGCTGCTCGACTGCCCCGAGCTGCGGATCCTCGCCACCAGCCGGGAGCCGCTCGGCGTCCCGGGCGAGCGGCTGCACCCGGTGCCCAGCCTGGACGCCCCGCCGCCCGGCTCGCTCACCCCCGCGCAGGCCGCCCGCTACCCGGCGGTCCAACTGCTCGTCGACCGCGCCGCCGCGGTCCGCCCGGGCTTCGCGCTGAACCCCGGGAACGTCGCCGCGGTGGTCGAGATCTGCCGTCGGCTGGACGGCATGCCGCTCGCCCTCGAGCTGGCCGCCGCCCGGCTGCGGTCGCTCTCACCGGAGCAGCTGGCCGACCGGCTCGGCGACCGGTTCCGGCTGCTCACCGGCGGAAGCCGCACCGCCCTCCCCCGCCACCAGACGCTGCGCGCCGTCGTCGCCTGGAGCTGGGAGCTGCTCAGCGTCCCCGAGCAGGTGCTCTGGCGACGCCTGTCGCAGTCTCCGGCGGGCGCCACGCTGGAGGCCGCCGAACAGGTCTGCGCGGACGACGAACTGCCCGCCGCCCACGTCCTGGAGACGCTCGCGTCGCTAGTGGACAAGTCGCTGGTCGAGCTGGTCGCCGACGTTGATCCGCCGCGCTACCGGATGCTGGAGACCGTCCGCGCGTTCGGTGCCGAGCGGCTCGAGGACGCGGGCGAGACCGCCCGGATCCGCGACGCGCAGCTGGCGTACTACCTGGACCTGGTCGAGTCGGTCGAACCGCGGCTGCGCGGCCCGGAGCAGGCGATCTGGACCGCGCGGCTGGGGCTGGAGTACGAGAACATCACCGCGTCGCTCCGCTGGGCCGTCGACCAGCGGCTCGCGGAGCCCGCGGTCCGGATGGTCTCGGCGCTGACCTGGTATCTGGCGGTCCGGGGCGCGCACGAGGAGGCGTCCCGGTGGAGCAATGCCGTGCTCCCGCTCGCCGACGACGCCCCGCCGGTCAGCGCGGCCGTCGTCCGGGCTTTCGCGGGCCTGATGGCGGCGAGCGTCCACGGCGACTACCTCACGGCGCGGGACGAGGCCCGGCGCATCGCGGTCGAGATCGCGCCGTACGTCGCCGCTCCCGAGGCACCGCCGGTCCTGATTCTCGCCGACAGCATCATCGGGTTCTTCGCCGATCAGAACGACCGGATCCAAGCGTCGCTCGGGCGGGCGCGGAGGCATCCCGATCCGTGGATCCGGGCGCTGGCGATCTATCTCGAAGCGTCGATGCTGGAGAACGACGGCGACCTCGCGAACGCCGAACCGCTGTTCATCGCGGCCAGGGAGGCGTTCGACAAGATCGGCGACCGCTGGGGACGCGGCGCCACACTGAGCTCGCTGGCGAGCATCCGAGCGCTCAAGGGCGACCACCCGGGCGCGATCAGCGCGCTGGAGGAGGCCGCCGCGCTGATCATCGAGCTGGACGGGCTGGACGACCTGCCGCGCATCCTGCTCTGGCTGGCGCTGGAGTGGGCGCGGCTCGGCGACACCGACCGGGCCAAGAAGTACCTCGACGAGAGCACCGACGCGCTGAACCGGATGGCTGACCTCAACGTCCGCGGGTTCCTCGGTGCGGTGCAAGCGACCGTGCTGCGGCTCACTGGCGACGTCCGGTCCGCGTCGGTGCTGCTGACCGAGGAGCTGGCCAGGTATCGCGCGAGTCCCTACGGGCCGCCGCAGATCAAGTCCCTGCTGCTCGCCGACTACTGCTACGTGCTGCTCGGCTTGGACGACGCGGAGCAGGCCCGCCAGCACGCGCAGGAAGCCCTGGATGCCGCCGAGGAGTCCCGGGACGCACCGATCCTCAGTGGTGCGCTGGATTCGGCCGCCGCGGTGGCGCTCCAGCTCGGCGATTCGGCCGGCGCCGCGATGCTGCTCGGGGTGGCCGCGCGCGTGCGTGGGCTACCCGACCTGGGCAACCCGGACGTCGTCCGGACGCGGACGCTGGCCACCGAGGCGCTCGGACGCGAAACGTTCGCCTCCCGGTATTCGGCAGGCGAACGTTTGCCCCGAGCGGAAGCCCCCGAGGTGGCCCGCAAGGTGGTGGCCGCCGCCGGTACGCAGACATCCTGA
- a CDS encoding ABC transporter permease translates to MTATMVAETTSRPHRDENPAPIRFGPARTLGHSLTLTWRSLLKIKHSPEQLLDLTLQPIIFVILFVYLFGGAISGDQSTYLQFVLPGILVQSVAFASLGVGMNLSNDLETGVFDRFRTMPIARSAPLIGAVVGDVVRYVVTVTIVLGFGMILGFRVQTDPLSALAACALVLLFAFALCWVTALIGLLLRNPRTVQGLGAMLMFPLTFGSNLFVQTETLPGWLQAWVKINPVTFVVEAARGLLVSGPVAAPVIKTLISVAVLCLIFIPVSLAAYRRRT, encoded by the coding sequence ATGACGGCGACGATGGTGGCCGAGACCACCAGCAGGCCGCACCGCGATGAGAACCCGGCTCCGATTCGTTTCGGCCCGGCGCGGACGCTCGGTCACTCGCTGACGCTCACCTGGCGCAGCCTGCTCAAGATCAAGCACTCGCCGGAGCAGCTGCTCGACCTGACGCTGCAGCCGATCATCTTCGTGATCCTGTTCGTCTACCTGTTCGGTGGCGCGATCAGCGGCGACCAGAGCACGTACCTGCAGTTCGTGCTGCCCGGGATCCTGGTGCAGAGCGTCGCGTTCGCGAGCCTCGGCGTCGGGATGAACCTCTCCAACGACCTGGAGACCGGGGTGTTCGACCGGTTCCGGACGATGCCGATCGCCCGGTCGGCGCCGCTGATCGGCGCCGTGGTCGGTGACGTCGTCCGCTACGTCGTCACGGTGACGATCGTGCTCGGCTTCGGGATGATCCTGGGTTTCCGGGTCCAGACCGATCCGCTCTCCGCGCTCGCGGCCTGCGCGCTCGTGCTGCTGTTCGCGTTCGCGCTGTGCTGGGTGACCGCGCTGATCGGACTGCTGCTGCGCAACCCGCGCACGGTCCAGGGCCTGGGCGCGATGCTGATGTTCCCGCTGACGTTCGGCAGCAACCTGTTCGTGCAGACCGAGACGCTGCCCGGCTGGCTCCAGGCCTGGGTGAAGATCAACCCGGTCACGTTCGTGGTCGAGGCGGCCCGTGGTCTGCTGGTCTCCGGCCCGGTGGCCGCGCCCGTCATCAAGACGCTGATCTCGGTCGCGGTCCTGTGCCTGATCTTCATCCCGGTGTCGCTGGCGGCCTACCGTCGGCGCACGTGA
- a CDS encoding ATP-binding cassette domain-containing protein has protein sequence MSYAIEAEGLVKRFGSTTALNGVDLAVPTGTILGVLGPNGAGKTTAVRVLATLLKPDAGRARVGGFDVLTQAPSVRARIAVTGQYASVDEDLTGTENLVMIGRLLELSRRDAKARARELLERFGLTDAAGRSAKTYSGGMRRRLDLAASLVGHPDVIYLDEPTTGLDPRSRGEVWDTVRGLVADGVTVLLTTQYLDEADQLADRIAVIDHGHLIATGTPDELKAQVGDQTLEVRPLDTTRLDEVAAIVTAVTRVEPTRYPARSLVTAPVAEPTMLADVVRRLDDAGIAAAELGLRRASLDEVFLTLTGHSADDERSAA, from the coding sequence ATGTCTTACGCGATCGAGGCAGAGGGCCTCGTCAAGCGGTTCGGGTCGACGACCGCCCTGAACGGCGTCGACCTCGCCGTGCCGACCGGGACGATCCTCGGCGTGCTCGGCCCGAACGGCGCAGGGAAGACCACCGCGGTCCGCGTCCTCGCCACGCTGTTGAAGCCGGACGCCGGACGGGCTCGCGTCGGCGGGTTCGACGTCCTCACCCAGGCGCCGTCGGTCCGGGCGCGAATCGCGGTCACCGGCCAGTACGCCTCGGTGGACGAGGACCTGACCGGCACCGAGAACCTGGTGATGATCGGCCGTCTGCTCGAGCTGTCCCGCCGGGACGCCAAGGCACGCGCCCGCGAACTGCTCGAACGGTTCGGGCTCACCGACGCGGCCGGCCGGTCGGCGAAGACGTACTCCGGCGGCATGCGGCGGCGGCTCGACCTGGCCGCGAGCCTGGTCGGCCACCCGGACGTCATCTACCTCGACGAACCGACCACCGGCCTGGACCCGCGCAGCCGCGGCGAGGTCTGGGACACGGTCCGCGGACTGGTCGCCGACGGCGTCACCGTGCTGCTCACCACCCAGTACCTGGACGAGGCCGACCAGCTGGCCGACCGGATCGCGGTGATCGACCACGGTCACCTGATCGCGACCGGCACCCCGGACGAGCTCAAGGCCCAGGTCGGCGACCAGACGCTGGAAGTGCGTCCGCTCGACACGACCCGCCTGGACGAGGTGGCGGCGATCGTCACCGCGGTCACCCGGGTGGAGCCCACCCGTTATCCCGCTCGTTCGCTGGTCACCGCACCGGTGGCCGAACCCACGATGCTCGCGGACGTCGTCCGCCGCCTTGACGACGCCGGCATCGCCGCCGCGGAACTGGGCCTACGGCGGGCCAGCCTCGACGAGGTCTTCCTGACGCTCACCGGCCACTCGGCCGACGATGAGAGGAGCGCGGCATGA
- a CDS encoding DUF2530 domain-containing protein: MARRPTRPTPEPLDVDAVSVVTAGTVLWGIGAIVLALFGRNWLDRHDDTWWIWTCVAGFLLGLVGIAFVRRRRSRLGRVAAARAEQPPGAPPADSVAAVVDPVGPAASSADGVETHRSEPA, translated from the coding sequence ATGGCTCGCCGTCCGACACGTCCGACGCCGGAGCCCTTGGATGTCGACGCGGTCAGCGTCGTCACGGCCGGAACCGTGCTCTGGGGCATCGGCGCGATCGTGCTCGCCCTCTTCGGCCGGAACTGGCTCGACCGCCACGACGACACGTGGTGGATCTGGACGTGCGTCGCCGGTTTCCTGCTGGGGCTCGTCGGGATCGCGTTCGTCCGCCGTCGCCGGTCGCGGCTGGGCCGGGTGGCCGCGGCGCGTGCCGAACAGCCGCCGGGAGCGCCACCGGCCGACTCCGTGGCTGCGGTCGTCGACCCGGTCGGCCCCGCCGCTTCGTCCGCGGACGGCGTCGAAACTCACCGCTCCGAACCCGCGTAA
- a CDS encoding MFS transporter: MSPGFRAMFSSMRVRNYRLFASGQIVSLTGTWMQTTAQDWLVLDLSNNSGTALGLVTALQFTPILLLTLWAGALADRLDKRKVLLTTQLVSMLLALGMGVLVVTGTAALWNVYVFALLLGTVNAFDTPARQSFISEMVGPDRLPNAVSLNSATFNSARLLGPAIGGLVIAGVGVGPAFLLNGASYLAVLAGLFAMRPAELLTGRRVERARGQVKEGLRFVWGRKDILLVIAMMSVLGTLGMNFNLTLPLLAKVEFDVGPASFGLLSAAFAGGALIGALIGARRTKRPSARWVLSCAAAFGVLECTVAFMPNFGLAAAVLLFVGLAFIAHNNAANARVQLGTPAHLRGRVMSLYMLVFLGGTPLGSLIIGPISERYGPRAGLLLGGSAVLIAAITLAVARMRSRRRRDTETTPTVNSVEVRPNPVTL, translated from the coding sequence ATGAGCCCCGGTTTTCGCGCCATGTTCTCCTCGATGCGCGTCCGGAACTACCGGCTGTTCGCGAGCGGCCAGATCGTCTCGCTCACCGGCACCTGGATGCAGACCACCGCGCAGGACTGGCTGGTACTCGACCTCTCGAACAACTCCGGCACCGCGCTCGGCCTCGTCACCGCGTTGCAGTTCACGCCGATACTGCTGCTGACGCTCTGGGCGGGGGCGCTCGCCGACCGGCTGGACAAGCGCAAGGTGCTGCTCACCACCCAGCTGGTCTCGATGCTGCTCGCGCTGGGCATGGGGGTGCTGGTCGTCACCGGTACCGCGGCACTGTGGAACGTCTACGTGTTCGCGCTCCTGCTCGGCACCGTGAACGCGTTCGACACCCCGGCCCGCCAGTCGTTCATCTCCGAGATGGTCGGCCCCGACCGGTTGCCGAACGCGGTCTCGCTCAACTCCGCGACGTTCAACTCGGCCCGGCTGCTCGGTCCGGCGATCGGTGGCCTGGTCATCGCCGGCGTCGGGGTGGGGCCGGCCTTCCTGCTCAACGGCGCGTCGTACCTCGCGGTGCTGGCCGGACTGTTCGCGATGCGGCCGGCCGAACTGCTCACCGGACGCCGGGTCGAGCGGGCGCGGGGCCAGGTGAAGGAGGGCCTGCGGTTCGTCTGGGGCCGGAAGGACATCCTGCTGGTCATCGCGATGATGTCGGTGCTCGGCACGCTCGGCATGAACTTCAACCTGACGCTGCCACTGCTGGCGAAGGTCGAGTTCGACGTCGGCCCGGCGTCGTTCGGTCTGCTGTCGGCGGCGTTCGCGGGCGGCGCCCTGATCGGTGCGCTGATCGGCGCGCGCCGGACCAAGCGGCCGTCGGCCCGCTGGGTGCTCAGCTGCGCGGCGGCGTTCGGTGTACTGGAGTGCACGGTGGCGTTCATGCCGAACTTCGGGCTGGCTGCGGCCGTACTGCTGTTCGTGGGGTTGGCCTTCATCGCGCACAACAACGCGGCGAACGCCCGGGTGCAACTGGGCACGCCCGCGCACCTGCGCGGCCGCGTGATGTCGCTCTACATGCTGGTGTTCCTCGGCGGTACGCCGTTGGGGTCGCTGATCATCGGTCCGATCTCGGAGCGGTACGGGCCGCGCGCCGGTCTGTTGCTCGGTGGGTCCGCGGTGCTGATCGCGGCGATCACGCTCGCGGTGGCGCGGATGCGGTCTCGCCGGCGCCGGGACACCGAGACCACCCCGACGGTGAACAGCGTGGAAGTTCGTCCGAACCCGGTCACGCTGTGA
- a CDS encoding MarR family winged helix-turn-helix transcriptional regulator, which translates to MPETAIPAPRELSTDPDEFAFRLRSAAGRFVRRLRAERPEHGLTMTQISALFTIRNSGGTLTPRRLAEIERVQPPAATRTVAALEERGLVRRAPHPTDGRQIVLSTTAEGEALIAADRQAREAWLAARLAELDEADQAALQAAVTILDRLARA; encoded by the coding sequence ATGCCCGAGACCGCCATACCCGCACCGCGGGAGCTATCCACCGACCCCGACGAGTTCGCGTTCCGGCTCCGGTCGGCCGCCGGGCGGTTCGTCCGCCGGCTCCGGGCCGAGCGGCCCGAGCACGGCCTGACGATGACGCAGATCTCCGCGCTGTTCACGATCCGGAACAGCGGCGGCACGCTCACGCCACGTCGGCTGGCCGAGATCGAGCGGGTCCAGCCGCCTGCCGCCACCCGGACGGTCGCGGCGCTGGAGGAGCGAGGGCTCGTCCGGCGCGCACCGCACCCGACCGACGGCCGCCAGATCGTGCTGTCCACGACCGCGGAGGGGGAGGCGCTGATCGCCGCCGACCGCCAGGCGCGTGAGGCGTGGCTGGCCGCCCGGCTGGCCGAGCTCGACGAGGCGGACCAGGCCGCGCTCCAGGCGGCGGTCACGATCCTCGACCGCTTGGCTCGCGCATGA
- the thpR gene encoding RNA 2',3'-cyclic phosphodiesterase produces the protein MRLFVAVLPPPAAVEHLRDAVEKLNVVRAGAGVVRPELWHLTLAFLGEIEDERIEAVTESLASAAAAGRGGTLSLAGGGRFGETVLWVGAEGDVDALGRTARAIRRQLREVRVVLERRPFKPHLTLARPRSRVTREELRADVATLQGYAGPPWDADRVHLMRSTQHRTPEGTQAVTYEPLATWPLE, from the coding sequence ATGCGTCTGTTCGTGGCGGTGCTGCCGCCGCCCGCGGCCGTGGAACACCTGCGGGACGCGGTCGAGAAACTGAACGTGGTACGGGCGGGGGCCGGTGTCGTCCGCCCCGAGCTCTGGCACCTCACGCTGGCGTTCCTCGGCGAGATCGAGGACGAGCGGATCGAAGCGGTGACCGAGAGCCTCGCGTCCGCGGCTGCCGCCGGGCGCGGCGGCACGCTGTCGCTCGCCGGTGGCGGGCGCTTCGGGGAAACGGTGCTGTGGGTGGGGGCCGAAGGTGACGTCGATGCACTCGGACGCACGGCGCGCGCGATCCGCCGCCAGCTACGCGAGGTTCGGGTGGTGCTGGAGCGGCGGCCGTTCAAGCCGCACCTGACGCTCGCCCGGCCGCGTAGCCGGGTCACCCGCGAGGAGTTGCGAGCCGACGTCGCCACGCTGCAGGGCTATGCCGGACCACCGTGGGACGCCGATCGGGTGCACTTGATGCGGAGCACGCAACACCGCACTCCGGAAGGCACCCAGGCCGTCACCTACGAGCCGCTGGCCACCTGGCCACTCGAATAA